Proteins encoded in a region of the Synechococcus sp. BIOS-U3-1 genome:
- the egtB gene encoding ergothioneine biosynthesis protein EgtB, which translates to MACGSLLNRLMEVRRTSEELIEPLHAEDLNLQGMADASPPKWHLAHTTWFFETFVLKPHHPDYVPADPRWSYLFNSYYDAVGPRQPRPQRGLLSRPPMDEVSAWRKRVNLALEQLLERNSEAPWLDLVELGLHHEQQHQELMLMDLLDGFSRQPLEPAYRSDWSEPFDPQPITTAKASGSLRHGPWLNCGGGLVEVGHSGDAFHFDNERPRHRTWLEPFSIAARLVSNGDYRCFIDDGGYQRPELWMSEGWAVRSQRNWDAPRYWRRDRDGQGPWKWEFTLAGRSSLEDHLPVRHLSWFEADAYARWTGARLPSEAEWELASCEHGASLQQSHGQLWQWTSSPYRPYPGFQAAAGAVGEYNGKFMSSQFVLRGSSQLTPRGHSRDTYRNFFTPASRWMAAGLRLAQ; encoded by the coding sequence ATGGCCTGCGGCTCACTCCTGAATCGACTGATGGAGGTGCGTCGTACCAGTGAGGAACTGATTGAGCCCCTCCATGCCGAAGACCTCAATCTGCAAGGCATGGCCGATGCCAGTCCACCCAAGTGGCACCTGGCTCACACGACCTGGTTCTTCGAAACCTTCGTGCTGAAGCCCCACCATCCCGACTATGTCCCCGCGGACCCTCGCTGGAGTTACCTATTCAACTCCTATTACGACGCTGTTGGCCCACGCCAGCCGCGACCCCAACGAGGACTGCTCAGCCGCCCACCGATGGATGAGGTTTCCGCCTGGCGGAAACGGGTGAATCTGGCTCTGGAACAGCTTTTGGAGCGCAATAGCGAAGCACCGTGGCTGGACCTGGTGGAACTGGGCCTTCACCATGAGCAGCAGCATCAGGAACTGATGCTGATGGACCTGCTGGATGGATTCAGCCGTCAGCCACTCGAACCGGCCTATCGCAGCGACTGGTCTGAACCGTTTGACCCTCAACCCATCACAACCGCCAAAGCAAGCGGTTCACTCAGGCATGGACCCTGGCTCAACTGCGGTGGGGGCTTAGTGGAAGTCGGCCACAGCGGTGATGCCTTCCACTTCGACAACGAGAGGCCACGGCATCGAACCTGGCTGGAGCCCTTCAGCATTGCTGCTCGACTGGTGAGCAATGGTGATTACCGGTGCTTTATCGACGATGGCGGTTACCAGCGTCCTGAGCTCTGGATGAGCGAGGGCTGGGCAGTGCGCAGTCAGCGCAACTGGGATGCACCCCGCTACTGGCGACGCGATCGCGACGGACAAGGTCCCTGGAAGTGGGAGTTCACCCTCGCTGGCCGCAGCTCACTGGAGGATCATTTGCCCGTGCGCCACCTCAGCTGGTTCGAAGCGGATGCCTATGCACGCTGGACCGGAGCTCGCCTACCGAGTGAAGCGGAATGGGAGCTGGCCAGCTGTGAACATGGCGCATCACTTCAACAGAGCCATGGCCAGCTCTGGCAATGGACCTCAAGCCCCTATCGCCCCTACCCGGGCTTTCAAGCTGCGGCTGGTGCTGTGGGCGAATACAACGGCAAATTCATGAGCTCCCAGTTCGTGCTGCGGGGCAGCAGCCAACTCACACCCAGAGGGCATTCCCGCGACACTTATCGGAACTTTTTCACCCCGGCCAGCCGCTGGATGGCGGCAGGTCTGCGCCTGGCCCAATGA
- the egtD gene encoding L-histidine N(alpha)-methyltransferase — translation MTTQTSARPQLIDLHPPSADMHRLVQDGLQREPRQLPAWFLYDKEGSRLFDQICQQPEYSLTRTEIALLKSSAADMARAIGSGVIVEFGAGSARKVGPLLEAMRPAAYVALDISADHLVQSTAALQAQHPQVPMLGICCDHSQLDALPNHPLIRGARRVGFFPGSSLGNFTRDEAIALLRRFRRLLDGGPLLLGLDQPKSKTRIEAAYNDAAGISAAFAHNLLQRLNSDLGADFNPDQFRYEAVWQEMESRVRMGLISECHQTVSVAGEPWTFSAGQPLVTEYSVKYTMEMARELAKDAGWRWCRRWHDPADDLSLHWLEAAD, via the coding sequence ATGACAACCCAAACGTCTGCGCGTCCCCAGCTGATCGATCTGCATCCTCCCAGCGCGGACATGCATCGACTCGTACAAGACGGTCTGCAACGCGAACCCCGCCAGTTACCAGCGTGGTTCTTGTACGACAAGGAGGGGTCTCGACTGTTTGATCAGATCTGCCAGCAACCGGAGTACAGCCTCACCCGAACGGAAATCGCCTTGCTGAAGTCATCAGCCGCGGACATGGCCCGTGCCATTGGATCAGGGGTGATCGTCGAATTCGGCGCAGGCAGCGCCCGCAAGGTCGGGCCACTGCTAGAAGCGATGCGCCCTGCCGCCTATGTGGCTCTCGATATCAGCGCGGACCACCTGGTCCAGTCAACGGCAGCACTTCAGGCCCAACATCCTCAGGTGCCGATGCTAGGAATCTGCTGCGATCACAGTCAGCTTGATGCCCTTCCAAACCATCCCTTGATCCGTGGGGCAAGGCGTGTGGGGTTCTTTCCAGGCAGTTCCCTCGGCAACTTCACTCGCGATGAGGCCATTGCACTGCTGCGCCGATTCAGGCGATTGCTCGATGGAGGACCGCTATTACTGGGCCTTGACCAGCCCAAATCAAAGACCAGAATTGAGGCCGCTTACAACGATGCCGCAGGAATCTCCGCCGCCTTCGCCCATAACCTGCTGCAAAGATTGAACAGCGATCTGGGCGCCGATTTCAATCCAGATCAATTCCGTTATGAGGCCGTCTGGCAGGAGATGGAGAGCCGCGTCCGCATGGGTCTGATCAGCGAATGCCATCAGACGGTGTCGGTGGCTGGTGAGCCCTGGACCTTCAGCGCCGGACAACCGCTTGTGACCGAGTACAGCGTCAAGTACACAATGGAAATGGCCCGTGAACTGGCAAAAGACGCAGGCTGGCGCTGGTGCCGCCGCTGGCATGATCCCGCCGATGACCTCTCCCTGCACTGGCTGGAAGCGGCAGACTAA